The region CATTGTCCGGTACGACCGCCTCGCAGGAGAGTCGACGACAGCCCCGAACACCCCCGCATACCCACCCCCGCACTTGGGCATACGGGACCAATGGCCCGCGTCCCCGCTGCCGTCACCACCGCCACATCCGCCGTCACCACCGCCATATCCACCGTCACCACCGCCCTGACCCGCAAGCACCACACCCGCCGCTCCCTCCGCACCCGCCGCTTCCGCCCCGTCACCGAGGAACTCGTCCAGCAGCCGAACCCGTACGCCCGGGCGCTCGGCCTGATGGCGGTCGTCCTCCTCGGCGCCTGGCTGGGCCTGCTGATCGTGGGCAATGTGCGCGTCCCGGTCGGCCCCATGAACACCACGATGACCCTGCGCCCCTCGGTCACCGGCGGCACCAAGATCAACGTCTCCCCGCTCGGCGCCCTGGAGCTGAACAGCCACATCGCCCCGGTCCGCCTCGACGTGAACGTCGACCAGCTCGACCCGGTCCGCGCGCAGGCCCTGGTCGACCACCCCGAGCGGCTCTCGGGCCTGCAGGACGAGGTCGCGCAGGACGTCGAGCACGGCACCCTCGACCTGGCCGTACGGTCCTGCGTCGCGGTCGTGTCGGGCGCCACGGCCCTCGGCCTCGCGGTCTACCGCCGCCCGCGCCGCGCCCTGGCCGCCGGCGGCCTGGCCCTCATCCTGCTCACCGCCTCCGGAGCGACGGCCTTCGCCACCTGGAACCCGAATTCGGTGCTGGAACCGAGGTTCTCCGGACTGCTCTCCTCCGCCCCCTCCCTCGTCGGCAACGCCCGCAGCATCGTCAGTGAATTCGACGTCTACCAGAAGGAGTTGGCACGTCTGGTGACGAACGTGACGAAGCTGTACGACGTCACCTCCACGCTCCCGACGTACGAGCCCGACCCGTCCACGATCCGGGTCCTGCACGTCTCCGACATCCACCTCAACCCCGCGAGCTGGAAGATCATCGCGTCACTGGTGAAGCAGTACGCGATCGACGTGATCGTCGACTCCGGCGACACCATGGACCACGGAACGTCGGCCGAGAACGGCTTCCTGGACCCCATCCCCGACCTGGGCGCGCCCTACATCTGGGTGCGCGGCAACCACGACAGCCTCGTCACCCAGCGCTACCTGCAACGCCTGAAGAACGTGCACGTCCTGGACGACGGCCGCGCGATCACGGTCGCCGGCCTGCGCTTCGCCGGCATCGGCGACCCCCAGTTCACCCCCGACCGCTCGGTCGCCCCGGGCGGCGACGCGGCGGAGGATCTGGCCGGCGCCCGCCTGGCCTCCGCCCTCCGCGACCAGCGCACGGCAGGCACCCCCGTCGACATCGCCATCGCCCACGAGCCGTCGGCGGCCCGCGGGACGGACGGCGAGGTGCCCCTCGTTTTGGCCGGTCACCTCCACCACGAACAGACGGAGGTCATGAAGTACGGAACCCGCCTGCGCGTCGAGGGCTCGACGGGCGGCAGCGGCCTGCGCGCGATCGAGGGCAAGTACCCCGATCCCATCGAGGCCTCGGTCCTCTACGTCGACCGCGACACCCGCCGTCTCCAGGCCTGGGACGAGATCAAACTGGGCGGCCTGGGCCTGACGACGGCCGAGGTCAGCCGCCACCTCCCGAAGGAGAACGAGCCCTGACCCCCCCTTCCTATCTGGTTTGGTCCGCGTCCAGGCCACGTAGTACAGTCTGTTCGTGCCCAAGGGCGCCGGTCAGGGCTTGACCGTCCCGAGCTTCTGTCGAAGCGAAGGAGAAGCGGAACCCCTCGGGGGAAAGCGGAGTCACATGCTTCTCACGTCCCCTTCGGGAACGCGAAGACGAAGCAGAGCGGTATTGGCTGTTCGCCCTCATCGTCTAGCGGCCTAGGACGCCGCCCTTTCAAGGCGGTAGCACGGGTTCGAATCCCGTTGGGGGCACGCAACACCGTGTGCGACACTGTTCTACGCGTCGCACGCAACAGCTTGGTCCTGTGGAGCAGTTTGGAGTGCTCGCCACCCTGTCAAGGTGGAGGCCGCGGGTTCAAATCCCGTCAGGACCGCTGAGGTTTCACATGAAACCTTGTGGCTGGGTAGCTCAGTTGGTACGAGCGATCGCCTGAAAAGCGATAGGTCGCCGGTTCGACCCCGGCCCCAGCCACCACAACGAAGGCCCCGTCCATTGCGGACGGGGCCTTCGTCGTACCTCCGGCGAGCCGAACTTGGCATGCCCCGGGCAGGACACTACGTTCTGGCTGACCGACGTCGTGTGGTGAGCAAGGGGGACCAGTGATGGTGGGCAAGGACGGGGCGAAGCCGATCCGGGAGCTCGACCTGGAGCGGTACCGGGCCCTGTACGGGCTGACGGCGGTCGTCCTGAGCAACTTCGCGATCGTCGCCGTCGCGATCGTCGGCGTATGGCGCCTGGGCGGCGACAAGTCGGTGATCATCGGCGTGCTGACCGCGGCCTTCACCGCGGTCAGCACCATGACCACGGCATACCTGGGCATCAAGGCCGTCTCCAACACCGCCCAGGCAATGGCCCAGGGCGCCCCCCGCGCCACCCCGACACCCCCGACCGAGACCCCAACCCCCACGCCCCCGTCCCCCCGCACCCCTGACAA is a window of Streptomyces sp. NBC_00271 DNA encoding:
- a CDS encoding metallophosphoesterase family protein, whose product is MARVPAAVTTATSAVTTAISTVTTALTRKHHTRRSLRTRRFRPVTEELVQQPNPYARALGLMAVVLLGAWLGLLIVGNVRVPVGPMNTTMTLRPSVTGGTKINVSPLGALELNSHIAPVRLDVNVDQLDPVRAQALVDHPERLSGLQDEVAQDVEHGTLDLAVRSCVAVVSGATALGLAVYRRPRRALAAGGLALILLTASGATAFATWNPNSVLEPRFSGLLSSAPSLVGNARSIVSEFDVYQKELARLVTNVTKLYDVTSTLPTYEPDPSTIRVLHVSDIHLNPASWKIIASLVKQYAIDVIVDSGDTMDHGTSAENGFLDPIPDLGAPYIWVRGNHDSLVTQRYLQRLKNVHVLDDGRAITVAGLRFAGIGDPQFTPDRSVAPGGDAAEDLAGARLASALRDQRTAGTPVDIAIAHEPSAARGTDGEVPLVLAGHLHHEQTEVMKYGTRLRVEGSTGGSGLRAIEGKYPDPIEASVLYVDRDTRRLQAWDEIKLGGLGLTTAEVSRHLPKENEP